The stretch of DNA GGTGCATACTGGGAATGCCGGTGGTAGAGACACAGCCTCGCTCTGGGTGGAAGGGCGGGGAATTCCCGTTATTGCTCACTCGTTGGTCTCGCGAAATAGGTTATTATTCCTCACGAGGTCGCTCTGTGGTTCGCAGCTAGTTCAGACCCCCACACTTTTATGATCTGTCAATCAGTGCATTTTGGTAACGTGTTAGTAGGCCTAAACAGTTACTAGTCATATACTGATATATTTATCTATATCGGGGCTGCCCATCATTAATAAATAACCAGTTGTGTTGCCTTCTGGACCCTGAAACTATCTACAGTAGTCACTATGACAACAATCAGAAATGTAGCTAGGTACCAACTGCCGAAGTCAGGTGTCAAAACTGTTATTTAACTTATTTAAATAATACATTAACGATGCCCAGAATAGTTTTCCCCTCCAAAATAGTCTGTAAGCACATAGCTAGTAACGTTAAAACAGTAAGTCAACGTTGGTCGTTAACGTTAGCTATGACTGTTACAATTGGCGAAAGTAAGATAGACACCATCAAATATGTTATTTTTAATGTTGTGCATTATAGTGAGCTTCATTGTGTATAGGCATACATACCTCGAGGTCCATTTAGTTAACACTTAATATTTCCAGGGCAATACTAAGTTGTCTAAAGTGCAAAGTTCTCAAGTTTCATCTACAAATTTGTTGTGTCCCTTAAATAACACTCACTGCCTTAGATTCTATAATGTGGAACATGGAACTGAAATTTAATTTGATGTTACAGAGCCAATTCCAATGGAACTCTAccttttttaatggaatatttgGGACATGCTTTCATTATTGGAAGCACTGTTTTGGGACCTGTTTACATTCTAATCCACAGATATCACACACTCTTTTGAGATCTCTCAATCAGTGTATTTGGTATAAGCCTGTGTCTAAACTTGTAATTTCTAAACCAAAGAAGTCTGTAAATGTTGTATATTGCTCTCTCATTAGGGGTTTGTGATTTGAATACTTGCATGATTCCCGTTTGCTCCAGATAAATTAGTCTACAAAATAACTGTGCAGGCTAAATGCATTGCATCTGATTCTGGTCATGACTATGTAAAATATTCAATAGTTTATATTTCTGCCTTAAAAAGTAACATCTTCAATATCAATGAGTGGTTTTTAATTTATAATAAAAAATTCACAAGGAAATGCAGGAATTCACATTGTTCAAAAGTGTTTTTGATACAACACACGTGCAAAATGATAGCTTTCAGCGTTAGATACGTTGGGATCTCAAGTTTGTTCTGGAGAGTCTTGTTCCCATATTCAAGAATGAGTGGGTCAGAATGATCCAACACAGGGCATTCTAAATCAGGTACTCTGCTCAAAATAATCCAGAAGAAGAATACAAAATAATCCAAGGGAGATTATTACACCCATCGATAGGGTTTTATAATCAATGGTCTTAGCTGCAGCCCAGGCCTTGTGTCTTGGTCATCATCGTAATGGCTTTGGGTttcagttgttttactgtgttctTTATATCTGCCTTAGTCTGCTTTAGTGAAGTCTTCAACATATAGGCAACCCTTCTGAAGCCTTCCTCCAGGTCCACACCAGTCCTCCCAGAGCACGGCTGGACAAACCAATCCCTATTTCCACATACTCTTCTCAGGTCCAACCTGTGGGTGATCTCCTGTGGGCTTGCTGCCCCGGGGAGGTCCTGCTTATTGGCCAGCACCACCAGAGGAAGGCTTTTTAGACTCCCGCTCCTCAGCACCTGTTGTGTGATGTAAAAGATCAGTATACACATTATTATACCCCATAACAACATGGCCTAATATGACAAGAAATAGATCTGGATATGACCTGTAATTTATTGACATTCATGCATCAGGATAAGGCTGAATTGTATAAAACGTTGTTTTTTTTATGAATAAATAATGACCTGATGAAGCTCTTTCTTTGCCTCATCCAAACGCCTGCGGTCCCAGCTGTCCACCACAAACACCAGGGCCTCCGTGCCCGGGTAGTGGTGCTTCCAGTGGGGCCTCATCCTCTGCTGGCCTCCCACGTCCCACACGGTCAACCCCGGACCCCTCGCCTCCGTCTCCAGCATCTCCACGTTGAAGCCCACGGTGGGCACGGTGATGACAGACTCGTTGTACTTGAGCTTGTAGAGCAGGGTGGACTTCCCCGAGCCGTCCAGGCCCAGCATCACAATCTGAGCCTGATGAGGGTGTTTAGACCCATGCAGTCCCATGCTCAACCCAAACACAGGTCCTGTTGTCTGGAGAAGAAGGCTGGCTTGTGTTGTGGTTGCTGCCTCAGCTCTGTGCAGCAATGCCCTGCCCACAGTTACTTTGTGCTCTGCTCTGTCTTTTTCTGAGCTCAGGCTGTGATGAATCCCCTCTTATAAAGGCAGGGTGCAAATCAGAATGGCTTATGTTCACCGAGGAGGCAGCAAGACCACTCCCCCTGTTGTTGTAAGATGCCCAAGTCATTACACAgctttcggtaaagctttttatgtctctggtGATGGTTCAGGTTAGAGCCTCTGTGACTTATATTACTATTGCACTGCTGAAAGAGTCACCTGCTTCAGACCATCACACTTAGCAGGAAGTCCTTTTTAGGGTGTAGGGGGGTTTGTGTTCCTTCCTGAGTGACTGTCTCCTGGAAATGGCGTCAGAGTGACAGTTTTAGACCAGTAGGTCATGGGTACTTATCTAGCCTGTAAGGTTAGTGGATTACATCATACAGTTATCTTTGAAGCCACAACATGCCAGACCAGCACTCCATCACAACAAAACCATTTGGGAAAGTTGGCTGAGGGTGTAGATTCCAGGCACCATAGCATGAGATAACTTTCATAGTTCCCCATATAAATAGGCCGGTCTATTGTTCAAACATAAACATCATTATTAGTATCACCAGTATAAATCATATAATAAATCATATATATTTTCGGCTTAGGCTACACCATttacaaatctaattttatttgtcacatacacatggttagcagatgttaaggtgagtgtagcgaaatgcttgtgcttctagttccgacaatgcagtaatgaccaaagagtaatctaacctaacaatttcacaacagctatcttatacatacaagtgtaaagggatgaagaatatgtacataaatatatatgaatgagtaatggtacagaacggcattggcaagatgtagtagatggtatcgagtacagtatatacatatgatatgagtaatgtagggtatgtaaacattatattaagtggcattgtttaaagtggctagtgatacattttttacatgtatggcagcagccactcaatgttagtggtggctatttaacagtctgatggccttgagatagaagctgtttatcagtctcttggtccctgctttgatgcacctgtactgacctcgccatctggatgatagcggggtgaacaggcagtggctcgggtggttgttgtccttgacgatctttatggccttcctgtgacatcggttggtgtaggtgtcctggagggcaggtagtttgcccccggtaatgcgttgtgcagacctcacaacccactggagagccttacggttgtgggcggagcagctgccgtaccaggtggtgatacagcccgacaggatgctctcga from Oncorhynchus kisutch isolate 150728-3 linkage group LG15, Okis_V2, whole genome shotgun sequence encodes:
- the LOC109905617 gene encoding ADP-ribosylation factor-like protein 14, which gives rise to MGLHGSKHPHQAQIVMLGLDGSGKSTLLYKLKYNESVITVPTVGFNVEMLETEARGPGLTVWDVGGQQRMRPHWKHHYPGTEALVFVVDSWDRRRLDEAKKELHQVLRSGSLKSLPLVVLANKQDLPGAASPQEITHRLDLRRVCGNRDWFVQPCSGRTGVDLEEGFRRVAYMLKTSLKQTKADIKNTVKQLKPKAITMMTKTQGLGCS